TTTTTGTCGAGAAAGCAGCCTTTTATATGATACCCTCCATGCCGCAGCAGCTTTAACAGCTGAGGAGTAATATCCTTCCCGAAGAAGTTCGACAGCCGCGACAGTACGCATCTCAAGGTTATGATCAGTATCAGCGCTGCCCATAAATCAAATCCAATCAAACAAACTGCcaaacaaatcaatcaaatatGCCAAAATCTTATTTCAAATCAATCAAATGCAAAATACCGGATTTGAAATAACATTTGATATATTTGATACAGGATATAAGATTAGGGATTTAACCTGCTTCGCTGATGAGTGCCTCTTTGTAGCCTACCCGGAACCTGGTGAATGCCTGGGGAGTGGATCTGGCCAATCAGAGCCTTCGCTGATACTACCCATTAATATTTCCCCTCTTCGCCCCCACATCGATAGATCGCGTCGTTGGCAGCCTGTTTACTTCTCCCGACGCGTGCCCGACCCTCCCCCACCCTTCAAGTTGACGCCGCTGACAGCTACAATGCATCGATGACTGGGGTCAGGCAGGGGTAGTGCGGTGAGCTGAGCCTAAGAGTGGCTAGGAGAGATGAGCTAAGAGCACAAATGGTGAGGTTTGAAATATTTGAAATATTTGAATAAATATTTCAAACAACAAATCCAGCATCGCGGGCTATCAAATATCTCAAATATGGCCCCGGatttgatttgtttgatttgtGGGCAGCGCTGATCAGTATACCGCGAGACATTAGGGTTTCGGGTGTCAGGATCGATCCATCTTTGTATTGCAGAAAGAGCAGGCTGAGGGCTTTCAATTGATATACTCATTAGCTCAGTTGAATGAAAATTGCAATTATTGTGATTGAGTGAAGTAGTtatgttgttgaggttgaggatgttAAGTGGTGATTTCGTTGTGACGTTTATGAGGGGTAATGACATATCGCGGGCATTATCAGTGCAGCAAACGGTGACAATTCAATTAAACGAGTGACCTATTTTCTTGGTGGGACTACATATAAGTTAAAAGTAGCTCTTATTTATTTCCTTGTCAACCGACCCTTTGCCTAGTCAAGCTACCCCCTGTGCTTGACGCACGGGCACCTACGGTGTGAAGGAAAGCACGGGGTGGCCGGTCTCTAGGCCCTACCCAAGTAATCAAAATGCACCAAATAAATGGCACAAAACTCCTCTGCTAAATTAGGGGGTGATAGAAGTCGCCGCGATATTTACTTTGATAAATTGCAATATTATAGATATGGTATCCGAAGGTAGTCTACCGTAAACTACGCACCTTAGGccgcttcctcttctcctcattgTCGTTGACCTCCGTAAGAGGGCTCCATTTCGGGCTTTTGTTCTTAGCTGCACCTGCTGACATTCTAGTCCTACGTACCAAAAGCAATTATCTCCTAAGGGCCCAACAGGCCGAAATTAGGTCACGATGACGGGTCATAGTCAATTAAATTGCAAAGAACAAAAGGTACTTCTACCGCCTCCTAAATTATGCGGTGGTATAAGTACCAGCAGGTCTCATCATTACAAATCGGTACATCGCGCACCTTGCACCTATCCCATTGAGTGCTAACTGACGCCAGATACAATGTGAGATACGCAGCTatacgatggggtgagtgtattAAGATGTGGACCCGAATGTGGTGTTATTGATTGTCGACTTGATTTTTCTGATCAGTCTGTCAGAGAGGGGTTGGTACAATTCCCCCTCCTTTtctggatacaagaataatattgtgATAAAGGAAAGTGGAGCCCATTCCTGCTGGATTAATGATAGCGCCTCGATAAAAGAAACGTGTATTTTGTGGGTCCCCGGATATATCAATACGGGGTGGCGGGAAAAACACCtggaagaaaaagaacagaGACAAAAAAGAAGGACGAGCTCCTGGGGACTAGATTGATCCTCAAGTGTGAAAGTCAACCTCATTTTAGTTGGACATCAACCCCACTGGCGTATTTAACAATTCCCATCCGCCAATCTAACATCTTTCAACCCCACTTGGCGTGTTCTGAACGCGCTTTAACTCAGATGCATTCCACATCAGACGCGTAGCACGTAACAGTTCAAATGACTGCGGACGTTCCGCGTCGGCACCAGACATTCCCGTCAGAAATGGCACTTGGGACTTTTAATGCTTCTTATGCCCGAGCCACCGCCTAAACATCCACAACTATCATAGTCCAAGCCTTGTCACTACATCCCTTCTGCATTCAAACTCCTTCATTCAACACATTCTTTCATCTAATCTTACTCCTGACTAACCCTTCCCCCTAGCTCTCTATATCAACTTCTCTCCTCGCTTCATTTTGAGCAAGCTATCTTCTGAGCACTGTTCCTACGCTACAAGAACGCATCAAGAGCTGTGAGCTCCTCGAAAGATGACCGCAGGGGAAGATGTCTGGGACTCTCTCCCAAAGGTGGAGCAAAAGGCTATCTGGGATGAGACAGAACGCAATTTCTGGGTTAACCTCCGCAGCAAGAAGGATGCCGAGAACAAAAAGATCGAGAAAGATTTCCAGCTCTCAATTAATGAAATTCGGTTGAAGTTCAGTGATCTCACAGGGCAGCGAAGTCAACTGAAAGAATCTCAATCCCGATTAGCTAGGGAACTCGCCAAAGTTGAGGCGGAACTGGCACGCACCACTGATGAGTGTGAGGAGAAGGCCAATCGACTTGAGCGCATTGAGCAAGACTACCGCGCGTCACGTCAGAAGAGAGCGGAAACGCTGCATGATATTTGGTTCAAGATGCGCCGATTCTTCAGACAAAAGAGAGGGGAGGATCCTGATGCTCCGGACGATCTCGGACCCGAATCAGAAGGAATTGTTCTGCCTGAAGTGTTGCCAGAGCTATCCTCAGCGTTTAACGGGCCGATTCCACGAATAGAGCCTACTAATGGCACTGCAACGGTAATGGACAGACCCGATGAagtggatgatgatgatcgTATGGAAGGCATTGAGCACCATGATAATGAGGCAGCCGAGACCctcgttgatgttgttgacgCTGATGGAAATGTGATCGGACCCGTGGAACAGATCGAGCCTTGGAACCAATGGGTTGAGGGAATCCAGGAATTGGAGATACGAAGACCTGTCAAGATTCGCCGAGGACGGCGCTTCAACGCTAGACATCTTACCAGCATTTACGAACGAACTGAGGCGAAGGGGGTCAAATGGCTCTCTTGTATGATTCAAGCTACAGGAGAAATTCAGGCCAAGAGATGCCACTCATGCGACAAGAACCAAGGCGCGTTTGACGACTGCATCATTGTCGGCGGAGATCTCTTTCAGAAATGCGGCAACTGCGAATGGAACCGTCAGGGATGCCATGGTGCCTCAGGGGACACGATTGATATACTAGCCTCGAGGGAGAGAGCACGACGGAAGAAACAACTAAAAGAAAGAATTCAAGAGACTCCCACAGACCGTTCCTCGGAAACAATACATCCGACAGTTGAAGTTCAGCCAAGGCCTGAGCCAACACGTCAACCAGAACCCCAACGAGTTGAACAACAAATCTCTGTGCCCTCTCGGCCACCTTCACCACAGCCCATTCTACAGCGTACACTTGAAAGATTCCCTGAGCGACAGCCCGAGAGACAACCGGATAGACAGATTGAGCGACAGCCCGAGCCACAACAGGAACAGCAACCTGAGCGACGGCCTGAACGACCAATTGAGCCTCAACTTGCACGAGTGACTGAGTGTCAGGCAGAACGGACTACAACACGACAGCCGGAACGGCGCCCTGAGCCCCAAACCGAGCGAATTCTGGACCGATCCAATGACCCGTTCCATGATGTGATCGCTGCAAGGGCCCCGGAACAAACTGTCGAAGTAGCACCAGTGCAAATCGCTGAACGTCCTCGTGAAATGCCCCATAGACCAATTTATGGTTCACCTCACGGACCTCCAAGCCGTCCGACAACGGCTCCCAGGTCGGATTATGCTCCGGAACGTATGATTGACCCTGTGGACTCGCCCTTACCGACACCAGTCTATCCTCAACCCAGGCCCTTGGAGACACTGCGCTCTGTGCTTCCTTCGAGTGCCCCCCGCCACTCCTCTCATGACATTCTCCACCCATCAACAGAGCTCGATGGCTCTACCAAAGACCATCGCGGTTCTGTTCAGGTCCACACACCACGAGAACCCGAACGGATGAATACTCCACAAGAGTATCGTATAACTCCTGGGTTTACGCCGGCCAATATTACAAGTCGACCTCCATCCAGCGAACGAGGAAGACCAACTCCGCCATCGTTGCCCATTGATCCTTCGTCACAGCCTCCTGAGTCTCCTCCTGCTCTACTATTGGAAGAGATCACCCGAGAGAACATGGTCCTCAAGAATGATGAAGTTGTTTACACTTATCCTGAATGCGTTGCGGGGGTGCCATTGGTCAAGATTAACGAGGAACACCCCTATTGGGAAGCCAACTGGCCAAACGTCAAAACACTTATTGAGCCACAGCTTGCTCGATGGCGCGAGAAGCATCAGGCTGCTATTGAAGCAGGTCCTAAGCAGGATAAGGGAGGCTCTTCAAAGTATCAAATTGGCAGACAGGTCAACCGTGGTATAAAAATTCTCGAATTCCACGAGAAGGGCCCCATCAGCCCTTATCAGTTGTTAGGTAAAAGATATATTCAGGCTGGCAAGGGTGGTATAACCTCATATGACACCCTATTTCGCCTGTCAGAGACAATATCGGAGCTCGAAAAATTCAATCTTGACATATCGCCGGTTGACTGGATGCGACAGCGTCTCCACGAACTGATTCAAACTCAGGGTCTCAATTTCAACCTGCCACGAACAATTCACGACTTCTATCATGACTCAAAACTCACAAGTCTTCGTTACAAGCATGGCTTTAAGAACATAGGACGCCCTTCTGGAGCCATGAAGGCTCGCTTGAGCCATGGCAGCCCTAGCACTATACCCAAACCCCCCCAAAAGCGCAAGTCTATGCACTCGGTTACTACTACGCCTCGTGAAGATTCCTTCGTCAACCACTCCTCTGCCTGGTCAAATATCCTCAGGCTACAGAACTCCAGCCTCGATCCCGGCCCCTGCTCCTCAGCCAGTCTTCAGCACCcacctcaacaagaagcccAAATACATGCCACCTGCACATTATCGCCCCGATCACGACGAATTTTATTTTGAGGCTTGGTCCGATACAGATTCATGCAGTGGCGGCAGCATTACTAAATATGATTGGCGTCTTGCTGTAGTCAAGACTCGATTATATACCAGCCACATCAATGTTACACAGTATTGGACCTGGGTAGGTCAGATACAATGCTTTCAACATCAGGTACTCAAAGACGTGAAACCTGCGAAGTGGGGCTTGTTTAGGGACGAGATCGATTTCCATGTCCACATCGCAGAGATTGAGGAAATGGAGTGGAGTATCGAAGCACTTCGCGTTCACATCATTACGAAAAAGGATGTCGGAGAGCTTGCTCCAGATGGCAAGCCTCGAGGCGATGTCATGGCATCTTTCCCACGAGCACGTACAATGCGTCGCTTCCTGTTCTTTTGCAGAGAAAGGGGTATGAAAATGGCTACGAAGGAGCCGTAAGTGTAGCCCCAGTGATGGAACTGTGGCAAGTAGAGAACTAACCTGGACGATAGTGAGGAACTTAATGACCTGTGGGATTCCATGGTTTCTGAACAATTGCCTGGTCGAAGCGATTCTAATCAACAGTTGGTGGAATGAGTTCGTTGACCACGAGCGACGTTCTTCGAGGGGTAAAGATGGCCCTGTTCTGTATGCCTATGTTTAATCATAATGCGATTTCTTACAGTTCTCtattgttttcttctttctatcGATCGAGCAGATCATTCCGCATATATCAGCACAGGAATCTGTGTGCTTAATGGAAGTTGTATATGTCGACGCTTTAGCTTCAAGTGGTCGCAATGCGATGGCTTAACTGAGCGTAGGAGGGGAGTAAGGAGATCGAACCCAAGTCTATAGCGTTTGGCACGCCGGCGTTTGTGCTCCTCGGGGAGGACCTGGTAATTTTCGGTGTAGATGGTGTTGCCAGCAAGAAGTTTGCCCAAGATGATATCGTGCTCCATTTACCGGTCAATAAGAGGCTGAGTGATGTTAGTTTCAGGGGCGGAGTACATCGACTTGACAGTCGCGAGACTTTGGAAAGCCTGGGTCTTGATCCTTACCCACGGAATAGACACATCCGAGTTCATCGTCTACACTAGATATATAACAAAGGAATTTTTAGAGAAGTTCACGATCCCCTTCAAAGCTCCGCTCGACAATGACGATGCTGCTATTTCTGGCCTCAAGATAGAATACATAAGAGTTCATATTTGGCCAATTCTAACTCTGCGAGAGAGACTTACCGAGGCGTTGAGTCCAGACGTTGTCGGAGCTTTCAAACCAGACGAAATATAAACGTGGGAGAAAGACCCTGGGGAACAGAGTGGCGAGAAGCGAAGGTGAGATGTTCTTCCTAAAGCTGTAAACAGCAGCTTAGAGGAAAAGCCTAGGGAAAAGCCGGCAATTGTCTCCAAAAGCTTTGTTTGGACGAGGGTCCACTCGTGGATTTGGTGATATGAAAGTAGAGTTTGATAAGTAACGTTGGATTCTGAGAGGCTTGAACGACCTGTTGTTCCACAGTTGATCCCGTCATGGCCTAGTTGGCGAAATTcggtattatataataagcatGCACTGGTCGCATGTCTTGGCATGAGGTTGAATGTCGGGCTGAGGAGACTACCGTCACAGCATTTCCGAATCCGCCCCGACCGTCCAAGGAGACATCAACGGAAGAACATCCCGCTAGCGAAGACCACTATTTGTAGTACATTATCGTGGACACGACAAGCAACGAGGACATTATCACTGAGCATGACATGTCTTTGGCAAGCTTAGGTTGAGTTGTAAACTTGAGTCATACTAGATGGAGACTTTTCTGAAgcaagagcttcttggaaCTCTTCCTGTTGTGTTTCTGTTTCTAGTTTCTCGATGGAATATCAAAGAGGCCTTCGACGACCATGACGATAATGCGGCCTCATCAAGTACTCGAATTGGAGTGGCTAGACAAGAGCCCACGCCGACGCGACCATGACGCAGCTAGACGATATTAGATGACCGTTCACGACGATTGGGCTCTTCTAGTCGATCCCCTTTGGCTGATACGAGTGAAGACAATGAAAGATTACGACGTGGAGAAGCTGGCTGTCAAAACGCTGAACGGACACTCAGTAACGACCAATACCAGGCCATCTCCGAGACCGCACCGGAGAGGAGAGAGCGGGGTGAGTGTATCTTGGTACCTAACTAGCGGAAGTTGAGCAGATGACCtatgtatatataatagacataacgtacatgataagcggGTGCaacagacaagcgagtgcAACACAACATCCCAACATCTCAAATAGAAATAGCCATAAAAACACAACAGActattaattaagtaaaatTAATCACTATATTCTTCCAGAGACATAGCGACAACTAtctgacaggtccttgcattatgtccTGTCTTGCCGCACGCTCCACAGCGCCTTTCCTTCATTCGCGCAGGCCCtccttgaccaccacttctcgatggTCCAGCCACCGCCTGCGCATCAGCATCCGTTTGATCAATTActtgccttccttcctctaCTGTCATCActcctcctttctgtagccgggttctttttgccctccgccgccggcttagtatctcatttgcctgttcaagatcttggaccCTGGCCTCTAATAAGGCAACCTTATGCATAACTATCTTTGTTCCCTTAGAAGAAGACCTCAATGCTTCTAGAAtcgactctggagagctactTTTATGCCTTTTGATTCTCCTTTCAAGATATTCAAGCTGAGAGTCGGCTTCAAGGAtagtctttggggtctttgagaCCCAAGGGGTCGAGGGGCTAACTACCTCCTCCGCAGGCGTCGGAGTCCGcagctgcacatcaagcttcgaGATTATACTTTCTGGGTCGAGAGGAGCAAGTCCGGCTCCTCTAAAGGCTGCTTTAATATTTTTCTCTGTCATTGTGGCCTGGTAGGCGGTGTAAAAAGccgggaagaactcggtTTTGGAAATGTGGGTTACagagcatctgatcaaaTGCTCGATTTCTCGCCCGTAAGCCTTCTTAAGCAGGCCAAAGCATCcgacatcaagaggctgcagcagatgagacgaatgaggcgGCATACAAAGCGTGATAATTTTATTTGccttgcaatatctctcaaagtcgactgagtggtgactttcgtgtCCGTCGAGGATCAGGAGACGATAGCGATTCTTTGATTGCTTGGTAGTACACCGGTCGAAGTGCTTTAGCCATTCAAGGCCTATCTCAttatctgtccagccatttgGACTCGTCgcaatagcccaatcgcCCGGGAGGCtgctttctcggtaccagttggcgaggtgatattggcccgcACCTATGATGAACGGCGGGATCGCTTGGCCCTCGGCATTGATCGCCTGAATGactgtaatccattccccatttccaggctgcactgattttggtcttccaCGCCTTTCAGCACCTGTGACGACCATTCCGCTCGCAATgacgcccatcataaagccagtctcgtcaaagttaTAGATTTCATCAGGTCGGATGCCATACTTGGCGATTACATTCGCTACGAGCCTAAACCAGTTGCGAATAATGGTCGGATCTTCACATttggctctctggtagtcatattTACGGAAAAAATGCGTCTTGAGGTCTTTGtgtcgcttgacgaagttagaggcccagcgcttgccgacaggCAGCATCTCGCGGTCGGCGAGCAATCGGTTAGCCATCTCCTCAACACAATGCAGTCGCGGGGGGAATCCTCGCGAATCCAGATCGAGAATGAACTGAACTATGATCTGTTCCtctagatcagatagtttGCGTGATTTTGGGATAGAATCACGCGTAGAAAGGATACCCTTCTGTCGGCGATGTAAAGTCTAATAACGGACCTGGTAAATGCCTGCGGCGCGTCGGAGACTTAATTTTGGGTCATTTTGAAGGGCACGAAGTGCAAGAAGAATCCTAGCCTCAATATTTAGGTCTGACATATTTGGTGGTTGAAAATTAATTGATTAAGTTGAGAATATGTAAATTGCGGGATTTTTTGTTgcactcgcttgtctgttGCACccgcttatcatgtacgttattTGATTACTTATTTCTCAACCACCTAATATGCCACAATCAATTAATGAGGCAAATATCATTCTTGCACTTCAAGCCTACCGGAATGACCCAAAATTGAGTCTTCGACGCGCTGCAAAGATCTATAAAGTTCGCTATAGTAATCTCCTTAACCGATATAATGGCATTCCTGCTCGACGCGATATAATGCCTAATTCACGCAAACTATCTGATTTAGAGGAACAGACTCTTATTCAGTTTATTCTCGACCTggattcgcgaggatttcccccCCGGCTATGTAGTGTGAAAGAAATGGctgatcaattacttgcCGACCGCGACGCGCCACCAGTCGGCACGCGTTGGGCTTCAAATTTCGTCAAGCGACACCCAGACCTTAAGACGCGTTCTTTTCGGAAATACgactaccagagagccaaGTGTGAAGATCCAACTATTATCCGTAACTGGTTTACGCTTGTGGCGAATACAATCGCGAAATACGGCATCCGATCAAATGATATCTATAACGTCAacgagactggctttctTATGGGCATGATTGCAAGCGGAATGGTCGTCACAGGTACAGATAGGCGTGGAAAaccaaaatcagtgcagcct
The Fusarium oxysporum f. sp. lycopersici 4287 chromosome 15, whole genome shotgun sequence DNA segment above includes these coding regions:
- a CDS encoding hypothetical protein (At least one base has a quality score < 10), which encodes MTAGEDVWDSLPKVEQKAIWDETERNFWVNLRSKKDAENKKIEKDFQLSINEIRLKFSDLTGQRSQLKESQSRLARELAKVEAELARTTDECEEKANRLERIEQDYRASRQKRAETLHDIWFKMRRFFRQKRGEDPDAPDDLGPESEGIVLPEVLPELSSAFNGPIPRIEPTNGTATVMDRPDEVDDDDRMEGIEHHDNEAAETLVDVVDADGNVIGPVEQIEPWNQWVEGIQELEIRRPVKIRRGRRFNARHLTSIYERTEAKGVKWLSCMIQATGEIQAKRCHSCDKNQGAFDDCIIVGGDLFQKCGNCEWNRQGCHGASGDTIDILASRERARRKKQLKERIQETPTDRSSETIHPTVEVQPRPEPTRQPEPQRVEQQISVPSRPPSPQPILQRTLERFPERQPERQPDRQIERQPEPQQEQQPERRPERPIEPQLARVTECQAERTTTRQPERRPEPQTERILDRSNDPFHDVIAARAPEQTVEVAPVQIAERPREMPHRPIYGSPHGPPSRPTTAPRSDYAPERMIDPVDSPLPTPVYPQPRPLETLRSVLPSSAPRHSSHDILHPSTELDGSTKDHRGSVQVHTPREPERMNTPQEYRITPGFTPANITSRPPSSERGRPTPPSLPIDPSSQPPESPPALLLEEITRENMVLKNDEVVYTYPECVAGVPLVKINEEHPYWEANWPNVKTLIEPQLARWREKHQAAIEAGPKQDKGGSSKYQIGRQVNRGIKILEFHEKGPISPYQLLGKRYIQAGKGGITSYDTLFRLSETISELEKFNLDISPVDWMRQRLHELIQTQGLNFNLPRTIHDFYHDSKLTSLRYKHGFKNIGRPSGAMKARLSHGSPSTIPKPPQKRKSMHSVTTTPREDSFVNHSSAWSNILRLQNSSLDPGPCSSASLQHPPQQEAQIHATCTLSPRSRRILF